The Cellulomonas flavigena DSM 20109 DNA segment GAGCCGCGCGGCGACGAGCGCCCGGAGACGTCGCTTGACGCGGTTGCGGGTCACGGCGTTCCCGACGCCCCGGGACACGACGAGACCGACCGCCGGCGGGCCGGGGTCGGTCGTGGTCGTGAGGTGCACGACGAGGGTGTCGCGGCCCCCGCGCGCGCCCCGACGCACCGTCTGCTGGAAGTCGGCAGAGCGGCGCATCCGGTGCGCTGCGGGGAGCACCGGGACGT contains these protein-coding regions:
- the rnpA gene encoding ribonuclease P protein component, encoding MLPAAHRMRRSADFQQTVRRGARGGRDTLVVHLTTTTDPGPPAVGLVVSRGVGNAVTRNRVKRRLRALVAARLDGLPEGALVVVRAQPAAASASSVELGRDLDGAFATAGRRLERRHEG